A window from uncultured Desulfobacter sp. encodes these proteins:
- a CDS encoding transketolase C-terminal domain-containing protein, translating to MRQRFVHTLLRAMDHRDDIMILSGDAGLGVFDGVQKERPDAFLNMGVAEQNMASFGAGMALTGFKVVLYNIAPFVLYRCYEQVRNSICYMELPIILVGTGCGLTYAPSGMTHYSVEDIGVARTIPGLTVLSPCDPMEAAAAAQYALAADHPVYVRIAKSGEPEYHESIPMDITKPMVLKPGNDAAIVVHGPVVEEALHAREILTDEGIRTRVISVPQVHPLNNELLASVLRGVEAVVVVEEQFIGCGLGARMLMMAGQGMLPYTIRVLGIPDDGYIHDICNASTLRRHFKMDAAAVVKTVLDMFGRRPML from the coding sequence ATGAGGCAAAGATTTGTGCACACACTTCTTCGGGCCATGGACCATCGCGATGATATCATGATTCTAAGCGGTGATGCCGGGCTAGGCGTTTTTGACGGCGTTCAGAAGGAACGCCCGGACGCGTTTTTGAATATGGGGGTTGCCGAACAAAATATGGCCTCCTTTGGCGCCGGTATGGCCCTTACGGGATTCAAGGTGGTGCTGTACAATATTGCACCCTTTGTGCTTTACCGGTGTTATGAGCAGGTGCGCAACTCCATATGCTATATGGAGTTGCCGATAATCCTGGTGGGTACCGGGTGTGGCCTTACCTATGCACCATCCGGGATGACCCATTATTCGGTGGAAGACATTGGCGTTGCCCGGACCATTCCCGGATTGACTGTACTGTCTCCCTGTGATCCCATGGAGGCCGCCGCTGCGGCCCAATATGCCCTTGCCGCCGATCATCCGGTGTACGTGCGTATTGCAAAATCAGGAGAGCCTGAATATCACGAATCAATTCCCATGGACATCACAAAGCCGATGGTCCTGAAACCTGGCAACGATGCCGCCATTGTCGTTCATGGCCCCGTAGTTGAAGAAGCTTTGCATGCCCGGGAAATTTTGACCGATGAAGGCATTAGAACAAGGGTGATATCCGTCCCACAGGTTCATCCCTTAAACAACGAATTGCTGGCAAGCGTTCTAAGAGGAGTCGAAGCTGTGGTCGTTGTTGAAGAGCAGTTTATCGGGTGCGGCCTTGGTGCCCGTATGTTGATGATGGCCGGCCAGGGAATGTTGCCTTACACCATTCGGGTATTGGGTATCCCCGACGATGGGTACATTCACGATATCTGTAATGCTTCAACCCTTAGGCGTCATTTTAAAATGGATGCAGCAGCTGTTG